The following are encoded in a window of Manduca sexta isolate Smith_Timp_Sample1 chromosome 16, JHU_Msex_v1.0, whole genome shotgun sequence genomic DNA:
- the LOC115444106 gene encoding dehydrogenase — protein sequence MDAAAAVENINSFNAAFHVLSALQLTQFLWPPQADIPDGATFDFIVVGAGSAGCVIANRLSEIEGISVLLIEAGGDPPVESVLPGLAVFAKKSASDWNYTSEVDETGCTLQHLKNKRVEITRGKMLGGSSSINFMAYTRGNPHDFNILADITKDPSWGWDNVLPYFRKSERLEDPIVLNSPDRFFHGTHGNMGISKYSDEDNIDYLVSFAEIGNNIKLDINTNDTLGYTEAMMTISKGIRQSSAYAFLSDYKHRPNLHVLKNTLVTKIIFDNNKAIGVQALQDDTLVNFYVKKEVILSAGVFNSAQVLMLSGIGPEEHLVSKDIKVISKLPVGENLHDHINVLVVQKMGKAKKSIPKSPHDNPNVILLGFTTLNESQTFPDYETMSFIFSNRDDGFLMQCAYFLAYENEICQEIYEQLEGRQLFHSLVSQLYPQSRGKVLLRSTDARDPPLIYPEYYTNDADLEVHVKVLEDFARETNTSFFRSVNSEILVPNSCGCGTIPTGKEFWRCYSLCMMVSGYHYGGTCAMGSVVDSALQVFGVQGLRVADASVIPSPLGANPCATIVMIAEKLSDILKLEYDLW from the exons ATGGATGCTGCAGCGGCTgtggaaaatataaattcatttaatgCAGCGTTCCATGTGTTATCGGCTTTGCAATTGACACAATTCCTCTGGCCACCTCAAGCGGACATACcag ATGGCGCTACTTTCGATTTTATAGTGGTAGGCGCAGGGTCCGCGGGCTGCGTCATTGCCAACAGATTGTCAGAGATTGAAGGCATCAGCGTCCTTCTCATAGAGGCTGGCGGAGACCCACCTGTGGAATCTGTA CTTCCAGGTTTGGCTGTGTTCGCGAAGAAATCTGCAAGCGATTGGAATTACACTTCAGAAGTAGACGAAACAGGTTGCACATTACAACACCTAAAGAATAAACGAGTTGAAATAACCAGAGGGAAAATGCTTGGAGGCTCAAGCTCTATAAACTTTATGGCGTACACGAGAGGAAATCCTCATGACTTTAATATCTTGGCAGATATAACCAAGGACCCTAGTTGGGGCTGGGATAACGTGCTTCCATATTTCAGGAAAAGCGAAAGACTAGAAGACCCAATAGTTTTGAATTCTCCAGATAGATTTTTCCACGGCACGCATGGTAATATGGGGATATCAAAATATTCCGATGAAGATAATATTGACTACTTGGTTTCTTTTGCAGAAATagggaataatattaaattagatataaatacTAATGATACTTTAGGCTATACCGAAGCGATGATGACCATATCCAAAGGTATAAGACAAAGCTCAGCATACGCTTTTCTATCTGATTATAAACACCGACCAAATCTACATGTTCTTAAAAATACGCTAGTaacgaaaataatttttgataacaataaagctATAGGCGTCCAAGCTCTGCAGGATGATACGTTAGTAAACTTCTATGTTAAAAAAGAAGTAATTTTGTCGGCTGGTGTATTCAATTCTGCGCAAGTACTAATGTTGTCAGGAATAGGTCCAGAAGAGCATTTGGTCAGCAAAGACATCAAGGTAATATCAAAACTACCTGTTGGGGAAAATTTGCATGATCATATTAACGTTTTAGTAGTTCAAAAGATGGGCAAAGCTAAGAAATCCATACCTAAAAGTCCACATGATAATCCCAATGTTATATTGCTGGGATTCACAACTTTAAATGAGAGTCAAACCTTTCCAGATTATGAAACGATGAGTTTCATCTTTAGTAATCGCGATGACGGATTTCTGATGCAGTGCGCCTATTTCTTAGCATATGAAAATGAAATCTGCCAGGAGATTTATGAACAGCTTGAAGGTCGGCAATTGTTCCATAGCCTTGTTAGTCAATTGTACCCTCAATCACGTGGAAAAGTTCTTCTCCGAAGTACTGACGCCAGAGATCCTCCATTAATATACCCTGAATACTACACAAACGATGCAGATTTAGAAGTCCATGTCAAAGTCCTGGAAGACTTCGCTAGAGAAACAAACACTTCATTCTTCAGGAGTGTTAATTCAGAGATATTGGTGCCTAACTCTTGTGGTTGTGGAACTATACCTACTGGTAAGGAGTTTTGGAGATGCTACTCATTATGTATGATGGTATCAGGGTACCACTATGGAGGGACATGTGCTATGGGATCAGTGGTAGATTCGGCACTACAAGTGTTCGGAGTCCAGGGTCTACGAGTAGCTGATGCTAGTGTGATTCCGTCTCCCCTTGGCGCTAATCCTTGCGCAACGATAGTCATGATAGCGGAAAAATTATCTGATATACTTAAACTAGAATATGACTTATGGTAa